A genomic stretch from Acinonyx jubatus isolate Ajub_Pintada_27869175 chromosome E2, VMU_Ajub_asm_v1.0, whole genome shotgun sequence includes:
- the PNMA8B gene encoding LOW QUALITY PROTEIN: paraneoplastic antigen-like protein 8B (The sequence of the model RefSeq protein was modified relative to this genomic sequence to represent the inferred CDS: inserted 2 bases in 2 codons; deleted 2 bases in 1 codon): MGARLLRHWGRGLRADMHGALLVTGIPEGLEETAVEAVLQPAFLPPPPPSGTCRLCNTRAARDQKAEAAXVEFAEAINHASLPRQIPGKGGVRRVLCHDRAEDTRVLRQMKGLLLDERPSEAGRRRCRPRGHIPLSCLASETQAQGSGPAPRKAGSPQGRAAALTETQPEATGRWAQQGQEREPGGSPTTLWGCGPREFLALVTXTDKAKQERAEAEPRGEALSLHRGEARRPGGRGPALVALLAVRDTWQQEPRDSDAPESQSQRNGEPGDERVDSPEFVAIAACADPWAPWARRGGEMLKVAWVMESLGWSDKRGQTEALLAVLPVRRRDTRGAREKVDEAGRRVDAVVLRKAAGRGSRRERISSLAEPEPPSTGAGTRGGAGVAPEGKAVNRERRGAGPLRRPARPGVSCSPSPTPVSKSAGSEKGRGGQRLTPPPQCR; encoded by the exons ATGGGCGCGAGGCTTTTGCGCCACTGGGGCAGGGGGCTGCGCGCGGACATGCACGGGGCCCTACTGGTCACCGGCATCCCGGAGGGCCTGGAGGAGACGGCCGTCGAAGCCGTCTTGCAGCCggccttcctgccccccccccccccctccggcaCGTGCAGGCTGTGCAACACTAGGGCCGCGAGGGACCAGAAGGCCGAAGCCG CGGTGGAATTTGCGGAGGCCATAAATCACGCCTCCTTGCCCAGACAGATCCCGGGCAAGGGCGGCGTCCGGAGGGTTCTGTGTCACGACCGCGCGGAGGACACAAGGGTCCTGAGGCAGATGAAAGGCCTGCTGCTGGATGAGAGGCCCTCGGAGGCAGGCCGCAGGCGCTGCAGGCCCCGGGGACAcatccccctctcctgcttggcTTCGGAGACCCAGGCCCAGGGCTCAGGGCCCGCTCCCAGGAAGGCCGGCTCCCCCCAGGGAAGGGCCGCCGCGCTCACAGAAACACAGCCAGAGGCAACAGGTAGGTGGGCCCAGCAGGGCCAGGAGAGAGAGCCAGGCGGGAGTCCGACGACTCTCTGGGGATG CGGTCCCCGCGAGTTCTTGGCCCTGGTGA GGACGGACAAAGCCAAGCAGGAGCGGGCGGAGGCAGAGCCCCGGGGCGAGGCCCTCAGCCTCCACAGGGGAGAAGCCCGGCGCCCAGGGGGGCGCGGCCCGGCTTTAGTGGCCCTGCTGGCGGTGAGAGACACGTGGCAGCAGGAGCCCAGGGACAGCGACGCTCCCGAAAGCCAGTCACAGCGAAACGGGGAGCCAGGAGACGAGAGGGTGGACAGTCCCGAGTTTGTGGCCATCGCGGCCTGTGCGGACCCGTGGGCCCCGTGGGCCCGT CGGGGAGGGGAGATGCTGAAAGTCGCTTGGGTGATGGAGTCACTGGGCTGGAGCGACAAGCGAGGCCAGACAGAGGCCCTCCTCGCGGTCTTGCCCGTCCGGCGCCGGGACACTCGGGGAGCCCGCGAGAAGGTGGACGAGGCGGGTCGCCGGGTGGACGCCGTGGTCCTGCGGAAGGCCGCGGGCCGCGGGAGCCGCCGGGAGCGCATTTCCAGCCTGGCCGAGCCCGAGCCCCCCTCCACGGGCGCGGGGACCCG gggtggggctggcgTCGCTCCCGAGGGGAAGGCGGTGAACCGTGAAAGAAGGGGCGCCGGGCCCTTGCGGAGGCCGGCGAGGCCAGGGGTCAGCTgctcaccctcccccacccccgtctccaaGTCGGCCGGTAGTGAGAAGGGTCGTGGCGGCCAGagactgaccccccccccccagtgccgCTAG